Proteins from a genomic interval of Flammeovirgaceae bacterium SG7u.111:
- a CDS encoding TolC family protein: MKNRYLIVLISTILSVNTSFGQDTLTISRDDILSKISQENLQVKIAEKTFESAKADYNQSRSLFLPNVSVSHTAILTTNPLMAFGSKLNQQILTPSDFNPDLLNNPDKIDNYSTAIEVQQPIFNLDGVYERKAAKTKMQAYQLQAERTKEYIKLEVSKAYMQLQMAYSAVKVLEKANATSEASLQLVENYFKQGMLQKTDLLSVQVRANEVKNQLQYANSNVKNASDYLAFLLNEENSTVIYKPAEELASDIELKIFDTSLSEARKDIMAIDLSTQAYENMLQSSKMKFLPRLNAFGSYLMNDDRLFQMGAGGYLVGAQLSWNLFDGYKSIGKMEKQKVEFQKAQVESTQYKSQSQLEINKTHRQLRDAYNKVNLSKLALEQSREAYRIRSDRFQQGLEKTTDLLQSETQMIQKELEILQAVFEYNFTQQYLEFLTK, encoded by the coding sequence ATGAAGAACAGGTATTTAATTGTATTAATCTCGACAATTCTTTCTGTCAACACTTCTTTTGGACAAGATACTTTGACTATTTCAAGGGACGATATTCTGTCGAAAATTTCTCAGGAAAACCTGCAGGTGAAGATTGCAGAAAAGACGTTTGAATCGGCAAAAGCTGATTACAATCAATCAAGATCGCTGTTTTTACCGAATGTATCGGTATCTCATACAGCTATTTTAACAACAAACCCTTTAATGGCTTTTGGGAGCAAGCTCAACCAGCAAATCTTAACTCCGTCAGACTTTAATCCTGACTTGCTGAACAACCCTGATAAGATAGACAATTACTCAACGGCTATTGAAGTACAACAACCTATTTTCAATCTTGATGGCGTGTATGAAAGAAAAGCTGCCAAGACAAAAATGCAAGCGTATCAGTTACAGGCTGAACGCACAAAAGAATACATTAAACTAGAAGTAAGCAAGGCTTATATGCAGTTGCAAATGGCGTATAGCGCGGTTAAAGTATTGGAAAAAGCCAATGCAACATCTGAGGCAAGCCTACAATTGGTAGAAAATTACTTCAAACAAGGCATGCTCCAAAAAACTGATTTATTATCGGTTCAGGTACGGGCAAATGAAGTAAAAAACCAGTTGCAATATGCAAATAGCAATGTAAAAAATGCTTCCGATTACTTAGCATTTCTGTTGAACGAAGAAAATTCAACTGTAATTTACAAACCTGCCGAAGAACTAGCTTCTGACATCGAGCTAAAAATTTTTGACACTTCTCTATCAGAAGCGAGAAAAGATATCATGGCAATAGATCTTTCAACACAAGCTTATGAAAATATGCTTCAGTCGAGCAAAATGAAGTTCCTCCCTAGGCTGAATGCCTTTGGTAGCTACCTGATGAACGACGATCGACTTTTCCAAATGGGAGCCGGTGGCTACCTTGTTGGTGCTCAGCTTTCATGGAACTTGTTCGACGGATACAAATCCATAGGCAAGATGGAAAAACAAAAAGTTGAATTTCAGAAAGCACAGGTGGAAAGCACGCAGTATAAGAGCCAAAGCCAACTGGAAATCAACAAAACCCACAGACAATTAAGAGACGCATACAACAAAGTAAACCTCTCTAAGCTAGCATTGGAACAATCTCGCGAAGCGTACCGAATTCGCTCAGACCGTTTCCAACAAGGGCTCGAAAAAACAACTGACTTATTGCAGTCTGAAACACAAATGATCCAAAAAGAACTGGAAATACTACAGGCTGTATTTGAATACAATTTCACTCAACAATACTTGGAATTTTTAACTAAATAA
- a CDS encoding carbonic anhydrase, producing the protein MFGYNQIFENNKKWIAEKKRTNAEFFENLSKGQSPGCLYIGCSDSRVTAEDLMGAEPGDVFVHRNIANLVPNNDNSSASVIEYAINHLDVKNIIVCGHYFCGGVKAAMTAQDLGLLNPWLRNIRDVYRLHKVELGAIKDEEERYKRLVELNVQEQCVNVTKMAAFQKKFLADGYPTIHGWVFDIHSGELIDLKFDFKTILDSIREIYDLGV; encoded by the coding sequence ATGTTTGGTTATAATCAGATTTTTGAAAATAACAAGAAGTGGATAGCCGAGAAAAAGCGGACAAACGCTGAGTTTTTCGAGAACCTATCTAAGGGGCAAAGTCCAGGCTGCCTGTACATTGGGTGTAGCGATAGCAGGGTAACTGCTGAAGACCTGATGGGCGCTGAACCTGGCGATGTATTTGTACATAGAAACATAGCCAACTTGGTGCCTAATAATGATAACAGCTCTGCCTCGGTGATAGAATATGCTATCAACCATTTGGATGTAAAGAATATCATCGTCTGCGGTCATTATTTTTGCGGTGGGGTAAAAGCAGCCATGACCGCCCAAGACCTTGGTTTGCTAAACCCTTGGCTCAGAAATATCCGCGATGTGTATAGGCTTCATAAAGTAGAGCTAGGTGCCATTAAAGATGAAGAAGAGCGCTACAAGCGATTGGTTGAGCTGAATGTGCAGGAGCAATGTGTGAACGTGACCAAAATGGCTGCTTTCCAAAAGAAATTCCTTGCTGATGGCTACCCTACAATTCATGGCTGGGTGTTCGATATCCATTCTGGGGAATTGATTGACTTGAAGTTTGATTTTAAAACAATACTTGATTCTATCAGGGAAATTTATGACTTGGGAGTGTAA
- a CDS encoding nitroreductase family protein, with protein MNTEENFIPYKRDTYEGEELKEKAKSYFEYMDTRRSLREFSDKPVPKEVIADIIRAASTAPSGAHKQPWTFCAVSSAEIKKQIRIAAEKEEYVNYHGRMSDEWLKDLEAFATNDQKPFLEIAPWLIIVCKRIYELEGEEKKNNYYVNESVGLAAGFLLTAIHNAGLVALTHTPSPMNFLMKVLKRPANEKPFLLVPVGYPIANASVPDLKRKDLDEIAIFYE; from the coding sequence ATGAATACAGAAGAAAATTTTATTCCTTACAAAAGGGATACCTACGAGGGAGAAGAATTGAAAGAGAAAGCAAAAAGCTATTTTGAATACATGGATACCCGCCGTTCGCTACGCGAGTTTTCCGACAAGCCTGTTCCCAAAGAAGTAATTGCCGATATTATTCGGGCGGCATCGACTGCGCCTTCTGGTGCACATAAGCAACCTTGGACTTTTTGTGCGGTTTCTAGTGCCGAAATAAAAAAGCAGATTAGGATAGCGGCCGAAAAGGAAGAATACGTAAACTACCATGGAAGGATGAGCGATGAATGGCTCAAAGACTTGGAAGCATTTGCCACCAATGATCAAAAGCCATTCTTGGAAATTGCCCCATGGCTCATCATCGTCTGCAAGCGGATTTATGAACTGGAAGGGGAGGAGAAAAAGAATAATTATTATGTAAATGAGTCGGTTGGCTTAGCTGCTGGTTTTCTGCTAACGGCAATTCACAATGCCGGGTTGGTTGCGCTTACACATACACCTAGTCCTATGAACTTCCTCATGAAAGTATTGAAGAGACCTGCAAACGAGAAGCCTTTTTTACTGGTTCCAGTAGGTTACCCAATAGCAAATGCCAGTGTTCCCGACCTCAAAAGAAAAGACCTAGATGAAATAGCGATATTTTATGAATAG
- a CDS encoding DUF6150 family protein, which produces MKVITITLLGLMLSLVANAQSSSVCDIFGAVYEEKEAYRADYRVYIEEDEYSADLIVFKEDNELMADKTGLWHFVKYRNFATFTVSFVKDRGQANFTVYFTEIDAEARCNR; this is translated from the coding sequence ATGAAAGTCATTACAATTACATTATTAGGATTGATGCTAAGCTTGGTGGCAAACGCCCAGTCAAGCAGTGTTTGTGATATTTTTGGGGCGGTGTACGAAGAAAAGGAAGCCTATCGAGCGGACTACAGGGTGTACATAGAAGAAGATGAATATTCGGCTGACCTTATCGTGTTCAAAGAAGATAACGAGCTCATGGCCGATAAGACAGGGCTTTGGCACTTTGTGAAATACCGCAACTTTGCCACCTTTACTGTCAGTTTTGTAAAAGATAGAGGGCAAGCTAACTTCACCGTCTACTTCACCGAAATTGATGCCGAAGCTAGATGCAATAGGTGA